The Vitis vinifera cultivar Pinot Noir 40024 chromosome 16, ASM3070453v1 DNA segment GGAGATAGGGGGAGAATTGagccatcaaagaaaaataagtcaaGGGTACCTAAGAACCATCCTTTGAGCAATGTGATTGGGAACTATGAGGATAGCATGGTAACAAGGAGACAATCCAAGCTAAATGAGGTAAGCTATGTTTGCTATACCTCCcaaattgaaccaaaaaatgTTGAAGAAGCCTTGAATGATGAAGCTTGGGTAGATGCTCTTCATGAAGAGCTAAATCAATTTTCTAGAAATGATGTTTGGTTCTTAGTGCCTAGACCAAAAGATGTGAATGTCATTGGAacaaaatggattttcaaaaataagatgGATGAAAATGGTGTGATTGTGAGAAATAAAGCTAGGTTAGTTGCTCAAGGGTTCAAGCAAATTGAgggaattgattttgatgaaaccTTTGCTCCAGTTGCAAGACTTGAATCCATTCGAATACTCTTAGCTGTAGCTTGTGTAtggaaatttaaattgtttcaaatggatgtcaagagtgCCTTTCTAAATGGGATCCTTAATGAAGAAGTGTATGTGGAGCAACCCAAAGGGTTTCAAGACCCTAGGTATCCAAATCATGTCTATAGACTTAGAAAAGCTCtctatggtttaaagcaagctCCTAGAGCTTGGCATGAAAGACTCACATCCTATCTTCTTAAGAAAGGATTCATGAGAGGGGGAGTTGATCGAACATTGTTCAttagaagaaatgatgaagtgtTCTTGGTAGCACAaatctatgtggatgacattgtgTTTGGCTCTACCTCCAATGAGTGTGCTTTAGATTTTGCCAAAGAAATGAAAAGTGAGTTTGAGATGAGCATGGTAGGAGAATTGACCtattttcttggtttccaagtgaaacaactcaaggatgggATTTTCCTATCCCAATCCAAGTACGCAAGGGAACTTGTCAAAAAGTTTGGGCTTGAGTCAACTAAACATTTTAGGACACCAATGCCAACCAACCTAAAGCTAAGTAAGGATGAATCCGGGAAAGGGGTAGAGGAAACATTGTATAGGAGCATGATTGGTAGTCTCTTGTACCTCACTGCTAGTAGACCGGACATAGCTTTTAGTGTTGGAGTGTGTGCTAGGTATCAGGCATGTCCTAAGGAATCTCATCTCATAGCTCTTAAGCGTATCATTAGGTACATTGCTGGTACTTTAGAGCTGGGTCTTTGGTATCCATTTGACACTCATTCTGATGTAGCTTGCTACACTGATGCCGATTGGGCTGGAAATGTGGATGATAGAAAAAGCACTTCAGGTGGTTGTTTCTATATTGGAAATTGTTTGGTTGCTTGGATGAGTAAGAAGCAAAACTCTGTTTCGCTTTCCACAGCTGAAGCGGAATACATTGCTGCCGGTAGTTGTTGTTCCCAACTTTTGtggatcaagcaaatgttgagAGACTATGGGATTGATCAAGGAACCATGGTACTGTTTTGTGACAATACTAGTGCAATCAACATCTCCAAGAACCCTGTTCTGCACTCTAGAACAAAACACATTGATATTAGACATCATTTCATTCGTGACTTAGTAGAAGACAAAGTGGTGTCATTGGAATATGTTCCAACTGAGGGTCAAATTGCTGATATTCTTACTAAACCTTTGGATGTGTCTAGGTTTGAATCACTTAGAAAGTCCATAGGTTTATGCACAGTCAATTGACTTTCTCTAGAACCTGTCTAGGACTCCTTCTTGCATATCCTTGAGTC contains these protein-coding regions:
- the LOC109121618 gene encoding retrovirus-related Pol polyprotein from transposon RE1 codes for the protein MQSEKVWNAVEFGWSPPKVLDREGRPTNVIKPKLEWDRGDNEASENNARAMYSIFNAISTDEFRRIATCTSAKEAWDILQVTHEGTNAVKVSKLQMLTSRFETIRMEDHENFGEFYAKLMDIVNSSFNLGNRSFFTNFTEFDGGNVTFGDGNVASVKGKGTICAPGIPNLEEVLSRECDDDRIDVSKDIEVIEEKSEDEKLSEDEEKKDEQGKKGDRGRIEPSKKNKSRVPKNHPLSNVIGNYEDSMVTRRQSKLNEVSYVCYTSQIEPKNVEEALNDEAWVDALHEELNQFSRNDVWFLVPRPKDVNVIGTKWIFKNKMDENGVIVRNKARLVAQGFKQIEGIDFDETFAPVARLESIRILLAVACVWKFKLFQMDVKSAFLNGILNEEVYVEQPKGFQDPRYPNHVYRLRKALYGLKQAPRAWHERLTSYLLKKGFMRGGVDRTLFIRRNDEVFLVAQIYVDDIVFGSTSNECALDFAKEMKSEFEMSMVGELTYFLGFQVKQLKDGIFLSQSKYARELVKKFGLESTKHFRTPMPTNLKLSKDESGKGVEETLYRSMIGSLLYLTASRPDIAFSVGVCARYQACPKESHLIALKRIIRYIAGTLELGLWYPFDTHSDVACYTDADWAGNVDDRKSTSGGCFYIGNCLVAWMSKKQNSVSLSTAEAEYIAAGSCCSQLLWIKQMLRDYGIDQGTMVLFCDNTSAINISKNPVLHSRTKHIDIRHHFIRDLVEDKVVSLEYVPTEGQIADILTKPLDVSSPRVFVPEKNPSSLLFAVVWFVPTVVTGNLRRAQLSFSFLSAVGISVYCKHILSHCFSLCLSPVCRWTATPFPLVGIRSSFSCGITDLISSPSKDC